The DNA region AATTTGGTCCGCCAACTGACGAACGTCTGAAAGACATCAGCGACCTTTCGGATTCTTTTCAGCACACTGGCACCCACCAGCCTTTTTTTCGTTCATGATACGTTCAAAAATTGTAGATTTTCCTTTTTGAATAACATCCTGCTCAATATCGTCGGATGTATAGCCAAAACAATAGCATACGAGTTCTGACATAATCAAACTCCTTAAAGAAATTTTCCGATGAATGCATGATTTTCTCTGAATTGATTACGGCCAGGATGACGGCGATGTCAATTTTTGGCTCTGACGTCGGAAGGAATTTTTCAACACGCTGTTAGAAATAAAAAAAGCCCTCCGGGCGCAAAAGCGCCCGGAGGGAGGTTGACCAGGTCATTATTTCTTCATTGCAGCCAGGATTTTCTCCGGCAGCGCGGGAATCTCGCGCACACGAGCGCCGCAGGCGTTGTACACGGCATTCAGGACCGCTGCGTGAGGAGCGGTCAGAGGCATTTCACCGACACCGGAAGCACCGAAGGGACCGGCGGGACGCGGGGTCTCCACATAGGTGATGTCCATGGAGTCCGGGATGTCCTTGATGTAGGGGATACCGGCGCCGCGCATGGTGGCATGCTTCTTCAGGTCCTCGTAATCCTCGGTCAGCGCCAGGCCGATGCCCTGGGCCAAGCCGCCGTAAATCTGGCCGTCGACCAGGGAGTAGTTGTTGACCTTGCCGATGTCGCCGACAATGGCCATCTTTTCGACCGTGGTCTTGCCGGTGGCGGCTTCGACAGCGACCTCGGACAGGAACAGGCCGTACATGTAACAGCAGAAGGGGCTACCCTGGCCGTTGGCGTCGCAATCCTTGGCAGGAGCGGTCCACTTGCCGTTATACTTCGTAGGCAGCTTTTCGGCGACCATCTCATCGTAGGTGCGGAATCCGCCGGAAGGCTTCTTCATGGCTTTGACCAGCTGTTCGCAGGCGTTGATGATGGCCTGTCCGCCCATGACCTGGGAGCGGCTACCGCCTGCAGGGCCGGTGTTGGGAGCCACGCGGGTGTCGTTCATGACCAGACGGATCTTGTCGGGCGTGATGCCCAGCGGCCTTAAGGCCTCGT from Desulfomicrobium apsheronum includes:
- a CDS encoding (2Fe-2S)-binding protein — encoded protein: MSELVCYCFGYTSDDIEQDVIQKGKSTIFERIMNEKKAGGCQCAEKNPKGR